Genomic window (Tardiphaga sp. vice304):
CGCTGCGCGCGATGCAGAAGCTCTTTGCCGCGATCGACGCCGAGCCGGCGCGCACCAGCTCGGGTTCGGCGAGCTTGTCGAGGCGGCTGGCCGGGTTCTTCGCGGGCCTGTCGGCGCGCACCTTGATGGCCTCGGCGGCGGTCGGCGCGCTGGCGCTGGTGCTGCAGGCCGGCGTGATAGGCACCATGGTGATGCAGCGCGGCGATGCCCTGGTCGAGACCGCGGCCGAGCCTGCGCCCGCGCCGCCCGGTTCAGCGGCGATCATCACCCGGTCGATCGCGCCGGAGGCCGCGCCCCGCCTCCTGGTGCGCTTCACGCCGGCGGCCCGGGTGTCGGATATCACCGCGCTGCTCGACACCTATCAGGCGACCATCGTCGATGGCGGCAAGGCCGGCCTGTTCCGGCTGCAGCTCGGCCGCCTGCCGATGACCAAGGAGCAGGTCGCCGGCTGGGTCAGCCGGCTGTCGAACGAAAAGATCGTCAGCTCGGTCACAGCCGCGCCGTAGGCGCCTTCCACCCGGCAGGGGGGCTGGAAACGCCCGCCGGTGACGGCGAGGCTGGCTTCTGCCCTCGCACGGCGCTTCACCCATCCGTGTAAATATTTTCGCGCTGACGGCATGAACGTTTGCCGGCCGGGCTTCGACCTACTGGTGTGGGAGCGGTCACCCCTCCCCGATGGCCGATCGGCGCAAGCGCCCATCATCAAGCGCCTGATATGGCCTGACCCGCCCGGCTGTCCCCCCGGGCGGGTCTTTCGTTAACTCGTTGCTAACCATCTTTGACCCATGATCCGCCTGCGGCTTGACTTGCCGGACGTCAGGCGTGGTTGGGACCAAGGGCAACTGCGGGAGTGTCCAATTTTGGACACATTTCGCTGGACCCCGGGAACTTTTCCTCCGACCATCATCAGGTCTCGGCAATCGATTCGTGTGTTGCTTTTTGCGTCCGTTTCCCTCTCGCGGACATTTCCATGTCATTGCAGTCTGAATCCGTTACCGGGCGGCAGCTCGTTGAGCGCTGGGCCGACCTCGCCGAACGCCGGCTGGACTACCTGACCGATCTTTTCGAGAGCGGTCGTTGGCGCCGTTTTCATACCGAGGTCGATTTCCTCGACAATATTCGTGAAGCCAAGGCCGCGGCCGATCGCTGGCGGGGTATGGCCACCCAGGAGGCGACCGCCGACAACCAGCCGGTGACGTGGTCCTGGCTCGACCGGCCGGACGGCGTGCCGAATTCATATCAGGGCCGCGTGCTGCACGAGGTGCCGCGGGCGCCACGCGGGGTCCAGGCCCCGACCGTCGTCGAACTGGCCGCGGAGGCGCCGGCCCTGCAGCCGCCGGCCGAGCCGCTGCGTGCCGCGGCGCCGCACGCCGACTGGCGGCGCGCGCTCGATCCCGACGTGCTGGGCGAGCGCTATCCGATGCTGCGGCCGACGATGTAACGGATCGCCTGTCGCGTCGTCACGCAGGGGGGCGTGCCGTTCATCCGGGCTGCGATCAGCGCACCACATTTCCCGACAGGGCGACCTGGGCATATTTCTGCGCGCCATCGGCGGTGAGGTCCGGCGTCACCGGCCTGGCGTGGTCGAGCCCGACCACGGCGCCGCGCGGCGCGCCGGAGATCAGGTTGCCGCTGATAGCCGCCGTGCCGGCGCCGGGCATCACCGAGACGCCGATGCCGACGAAGGCATTGCGCACCACATTGCCGGTGACGGTGACGTC
Coding sequences:
- a CDS encoding TIGR03809 family protein; protein product: MSLQSESVTGRQLVERWADLAERRLDYLTDLFESGRWRRFHTEVDFLDNIREAKAAADRWRGMATQEATADNQPVTWSWLDRPDGVPNSYQGRVLHEVPRAPRGVQAPTVVELAAEAPALQPPAEPLRAAAPHADWRRALDPDVLGERYPMLRPTM